A genomic region of Staphylococcus roterodami contains the following coding sequences:
- the adsA gene encoding LPXTG-anchored adenosine synthase AdsA — protein sequence MKALLLKTSVWLVLLFSVMGLWHVSNAAEQHTPMKAHAVTTIDQATTDKQQVPPTKEAAHHYGEEAATHVSASAQGTADDTNNKVTSNAPSNKPTTAVSTTGNETRDVDAQQASTQKPTHTATFKLSNAKTASLSPRMFATNVPQTTTHKILHTNDIHGRLAEEKGRVIGMAKLKTVKEQEKPDLMLDAGDAFQGLPLSNQSKGEEMAKAMNAVGYDAMAVGNHEFDFGYDQLKKLEGMLDFPMLSTNIYKDGKRAFKPSTIVTKNGIRYGIIGVTTPETKTKTRPEGIKGVEFRDPLQSVTAEMMRIYKDVDTFVVISHLGIDPSTQETWRGDYLVKQLSQNPQLKKRITVIDGHSHTVLQNGQIYNNDALAQTGTALANIGKITFNYRNGEVSNIKPSLINVKDVENVKPNKALAEQINQADQTFRAQTAEVIIPNNTIDFKGERDDVRTRETNLGNAIADAMESYGVKNFSKKPDFAVTNGGGIRASIAKGKVTRYDLISVLPFGNTIAQIDVKGSDVWMAFEHSLGAPTTQKDGKTVLTANGGLLHISDSIRVYYDMNKPSGKRINAIQILNKETGKFENIDLKRVYHVTMNDFTASGGDGYSMFGGPREEGISLDQVLASYLKTANLAKYDTTEPQRMLLGKPAVSEQPAKGQQGSKGSESGKDAQPIGKDKVMNPAKQPASGKVVLLPAHRGTVSSGTEGSGRALEGTTVSSKSGKQLVRMSGPKGSVHDKQLPKTGTNQSSSPAAMFVLVAGIGLIATVRRRKAS from the coding sequence ATGAAAGCTTTATTACTTAAAACAAGTGTATGGCTCGTTTTGCTTTTTAGTGTGATGGGATTATGGCATGTCTCGAACGCGGCTGAGCAGCATACACCAATGAAAGCACATGCAGTAACAACGATAGACCAAGCAACAACAGATAAGCAACAAGTACCGCCAACAAAGGAAGCGGCTCATCATTATGGTGAAGAAGCGGCAACCCATGTATCAGCATCAGCGCAGGGAACAGCTGATGATACAAACAACAAAGTAACATCCAACGCACCATCTAACAAACCAACTACAGCAGTTTCAACAACAGGAAACGAAACGCGCGATGTAGATGCACAACAAGCCTCAACACAAAAACCAACTCACACAGCAACATTCAAATTATCAAATGCTAAAACAGCATCACTTTCACCACGAATGTTTGCTACCAATGTACCACAAACAACAACACATAAAATATTACATACAAATGATATCCATGGCCGACTAGCCGAAGAAAAAGGGCGTGTCATCGGTATGGCTAAATTAAAAACAGTAAAAGAACAAGAAAAGCCTGATTTAATGTTAGATGCAGGAGACGCCTTTCAAGGTTTACCACTTTCAAACCAGTCTAAAGGTGAAGAAATGGCTAAAGCAATGAATGCAGTAGGTTATGATGCTATGGCAGTCGGTAACCACGAATTTGACTTTGGATACGACCAGTTGAAAAAGTTAGAGGGTATGTTAGACTTCCCGATGCTAAGTACTAACATTTATAAAGATGGGAAACGCGCGTTTAAGCCTTCAACGATTGTAACGAAAAATGGTATTCGTTATGGAATTATTGGCGTAACGACACCAGAAACAAAGACGAAAACAAGACCTGAAGGCATTAAAGGTGTTGAATTTAGAGATCCATTACAAAGTGTGACAGCAGAGATGATGCGTATTTATAAAGACGTAGATACATTTGTTGTTATATCACATTTAGGTATTGATCCTTCAACACAAGAAACATGGCGTGGTGATTACTTAGTGAAACAATTAAGTCAAAATCCACAATTGAAGAAACGTATTACAGTCATTGATGGTCATTCACATACCGTACTTCAAAATGGTCAAATTTATAACAATGATGCATTAGCACAAACAGGTACAGCACTTGCGAATATCGGTAAGATTACATTTAATTACCGCAATGGAGAGGTATCAAATATTAAACCATCATTGATTAATGTTAAAGACGTTGAAAATGTAAAACCGAACAAAGCATTAGCTGAACAAATTAATCAAGCTGATCAAACATTTAGAGCACAAACAGCAGAGGTTATTATTCCAAATAATACGATTGATTTCAAAGGAGAAAGAGATGACGTTAGAACGCGTGAAACAAATTTAGGAAATGCGATTGCAGATGCTATGGAATCGTATGGCGTTAAGAATTTCTCTAAAAAGCCTGACTTTGCCGTGACAAATGGTGGAGGTATTCGTGCCTCTATTGCAAAAGGTAAGGTGACACGCTATGATTTAATCTCAGTATTACCATTTGGAAATACGATTGCGCAAATTGATGTAAAAGGTTCAGACGTCTGGATGGCTTTCGAACATAGTTTAGGTGCACCAACAACACAAAAAGACGGTAAGACAGTGTTAACAGCGAATGGCGGTTTATTACATATCTCTGATTCAATTCGTGTTTACTATGATATGAATAAACCGTCTGGCAAACGAATTAATGCTATTCAAATTTTAAATAAAGAGACAGGTAAGTTTGAAAATATTGATTTAAAACGCGTATATCATGTAACGATGAATGACTTCACAGCATCAGGTGGAGACGGATATAGTATGTTCGGCGGACCTAGAGAAGAAGGTATTTCATTAGATCAAGTACTAGCAAGTTATTTAAAAACAGCTAACTTAGCTAAGTATGATACGACAGAACCACAACGTATGTTATTAGGTAAACCAGCAGTAAGTGAACAACCAGCTAAAGGACAACAAGGTAGCAAAGGTAGTGAGTCTGGTAAAGATGCACAACCAATTGGTAAAGACAAAGTGATGAATCCAGCGAAACAACCAGCTTCAGGTAAAGTTGTGTTGTTACCAGCGCATAGAGGAACTGTTAGTAGCGGTACAGAAGGTTCTGGTCGCGCATTAGAAGGGACTACTGTATCAAGCAAGAGTGGGAAACAATTGGTTAGAATGTCAGGGCCTAAAGGTAGCGTGCATGATAAACAGTTACCAAAAACTGGAACTAATCAAAGTTCAAGCCCAGCAGCGATGTTTGTATTAGTAGCAGGTATAGGTTTAATCGCGACTGTACGACGTAGAAAAGCTAGCTAA
- the rlmH gene encoding 23S rRNA (pseudouridine(1915)-N(3))-methyltransferase RlmH, which translates to MKITILAVGKLKEKYWKQAIAEYEKRLGPYTKIDIIEAPDEKAPENMSDKEIEQVKEKEGQRILAKIKPQSTVITLEIQGKMLSSEGLAQELNQRMTQGQSDFVFVIGGSNGLHKDVLQRSNYALSFSKMTFPHQMMRVVLIEQVYRAFKIMRGEAYHK; encoded by the coding sequence ATGAAAATCACCATTTTAGCTGTAGGGAAACTAAAAGAGAAATATTGGAAGCAAGCCATAGCAGAATATGAAAAACGTTTAGGCCCATACACCAAGATAGACATCATAGAAGCTCCAGACGAAAAAGCACCAGAAAATATGAGCGACAAAGAAATTGAGCAAGTAAAAGAAAAAGAAGGCCAACGAATACTAGCCAAAATCAAACCACAATCAACAGTCATTACATTAGAGATACAAGGAAAGATGCTATCTTCCGAAGGATTGGCCCAAGAATTGAACCAACGCATGACCCAAGGCCAAAGCGACTTTGTATTCGTCATTGGCGGATCAAACGGCCTGCACAAAGACGTCTTACAACGCAGTAACTACGCACTATCATTCAGCAAAATGACATTTCCACATCAAATGATGCGGGTTGTGTTAATTGAGCAAGTGTACAGAGCATTTAAGATTATGCGTGGAGAAGCGTATCATAAGTAG
- a CDS encoding ATP-dependent RecD-like DNA helicase, translating to MKNIDIAIYDIDKVICKSIENNSSDLGYLSQSILSHLRNYVEHIGMKYYFESVNEDMTNSSSNIYNEIQMGIDHFRKHYKLNWLKNFHELLQQSVSHYTFDEDRSERLFIKYYDLMLELKEKLKKDFEMDLLQSLYKVPLNIDSDLKGYYHTISQLIGNKYTDNEYEVDNSRYYIEKTKPFVIENKVYYEITFRNANDKTSKYERLIGYSKYRINTNYAVKFALERQTISYLGIKANVIIINDYEISIRPCEFNNFAKILDYDLKLQPNHNEYKKLMKLLKEFNLHLLDIVLLDDDEFNELECLVNSESAVINIFNVLRLARRYILTNKSGANVLRYLLFVFNNRIIRLQLPYISNKCYKLSNLILDYKCVPFDQMPFTASLKGHNPNIYTLLQCIEYKGREYELLVRKIQKNTLKNKKVYTIKEEIEQYGVVNELIDKYNNNLYYKHRPNREIHSFGDNYYLYENEQSIMSIIKSIKLLSNESVEGYSNSVEFWLNNEYTSLDCKEKKEILLRMFSNSKISMVYGAAGTGKSTLINHICNFFYDKDVIVIANTNTAVDNIKRKIKLSNIKTSTISKFLYNDKEKYDLLIIDEAGTVSNKDMNRILENKQFELLLIVGDNYQIESIDFGNWFEIAKDVLPKNIINELTNMYRTKNDDLLYFWKSVREKKSNLNEIINMNKYSTRLDESIFNEFNKDEIILCLNYDGIYGINNINRLLQANNKNDSVIWGVKEYKVGDPILFNETNKYSPILFNNLKGSIIEIYVFEEYILFDLEINKVINELDIILLEIDLISSSENSSVIRIRVEKSDGLNDDDNDSSDSIVPFQVSYAISIHKAQGLEFNSVKIVISDDLDEQITNNIFYTAITRARENLKIYWSPRTEKKIIDNIISKRNLKDLSILKSRIKKQNA from the coding sequence ATGAAAAATATAGATATCGCAATTTATGATATAGATAAAGTTATTTGTAAAAGTATTGAGAATAACTCATCAGATTTAGGTTATTTATCACAAAGTATCTTATCACATTTAAGAAACTACGTAGAACATATTGGTATGAAATATTATTTCGAAAGTGTAAATGAAGATATGACTAATAGTTCTTCAAATATCTATAATGAAATACAAATGGGAATAGATCATTTTAGGAAGCATTACAAATTGAATTGGCTTAAAAATTTTCATGAATTACTTCAGCAATCTGTTTCTCATTATACATTTGATGAAGATAGATCCGAACGGTTATTTATAAAGTATTATGACTTAATGTTAGAATTAAAAGAAAAGTTAAAGAAAGATTTTGAAATGGATTTATTGCAAAGTTTATATAAAGTACCGCTGAATATTGATAGTGATTTAAAAGGATATTATCATACAATATCTCAATTAATAGGTAATAAATACACTGATAATGAATATGAAGTAGATAATTCAAGGTATTATATTGAAAAAACAAAACCATTTGTTATTGAAAATAAAGTATATTATGAAATTACATTTAGAAATGCAAATGATAAAACTAGTAAATACGAAAGACTGATTGGTTATTCAAAATATAGAATAAACACAAATTATGCTGTAAAATTCGCATTAGAAAGGCAAACAATAAGTTATTTAGGGATTAAAGCTAACGTAATAATAATAAATGATTACGAAATATCTATAAGGCCTTGTGAATTTAATAATTTTGCTAAAATATTAGATTACGATTTAAAATTACAACCAAATCATAATGAATATAAAAAATTAATGAAATTGCTAAAAGAATTTAATTTACATTTACTTGATATTGTTTTGTTAGATGACGATGAATTTAATGAATTGGAGTGTTTAGTGAATAGCGAATCAGCAGTTATTAATATTTTTAATGTGTTGAGACTAGCAAGAAGATATATTTTAACAAATAAATCAGGCGCAAATGTTCTTAGGTATTTATTATTTGTTTTTAACAATAGGATAATTCGTTTACAGTTACCTTATATTAGCAATAAATGTTATAAATTATCTAACCTTATATTGGATTATAAATGTGTTCCATTTGATCAAATGCCATTTACAGCCTCTTTAAAAGGCCATAATCCTAATATCTATACTTTGTTACAATGTATAGAATACAAAGGGAGAGAATATGAATTATTAGTCAGGAAGATTCAAAAGAATACTTTGAAGAATAAGAAAGTTTATACAATCAAAGAAGAAATTGAGCAGTATGGTGTTGTAAACGAACTAATCGATAAATATAATAATAATTTGTATTATAAGCATCGACCGAATAGAGAAATACATTCATTTGGTGATAATTATTATTTATATGAAAATGAGCAGAGTATTATGAGTATAATAAAGTCAATTAAACTGTTGTCAAATGAAAGCGTAGAGGGCTATTCAAATTCAGTAGAGTTTTGGCTAAATAATGAATATACATCGTTGGATTGTAAAGAAAAGAAGGAAATACTCTTAAGAATGTTTTCAAATAGCAAAATATCGATGGTATACGGAGCTGCTGGAACAGGGAAATCAACTTTAATAAACCATATTTGCAATTTTTTCTATGATAAAGATGTTATCGTCATAGCAAATACTAATACTGCAGTAGACAATATTAAAAGAAAAATCAAATTATCTAACATTAAAACGTCTACTATTTCTAAATTTTTATATAATGATAAAGAAAAGTATGACTTGTTAATAATCGATGAGGCAGGTACAGTTAGTAATAAGGACATGAATCGAATTCTTGAAAACAAGCAATTTGAATTATTATTAATTGTCGGTGATAATTATCAAATCGAATCGATAGATTTTGGAAATTGGTTCGAAATTGCCAAAGATGTTTTGCCAAAAAATATAATCAACGAACTAACTAATATGTATCGAACTAAAAATGATGATTTACTTTACTTTTGGAAATCTGTTAGAGAAAAAAAGAGTAATTTAAATGAAATTATTAATATGAATAAATATTCTACAAGATTAGATGAAAGTATATTTAATGAATTCAATAAAGATGAAATTATTCTTTGTTTAAATTACGATGGTATATATGGTATCAATAACATTAATAGATTATTACAAGCAAATAATAAAAATGATTCTGTAATTTGGGGTGTGAAAGAATATAAAGTTGGTGATCCTATTCTATTTAATGAAACTAATAAGTACTCACCAATACTTTTTAATAATTTAAAAGGGTCAATAATTGAAATATATGTTTTTGAAGAATATATATTGTTTGATTTAGAAATAAATAAAGTTATAAATGAACTTGATATTATTTTGTTAGAAATTGATTTAATAAGTTCTTCTGAAAATAGTTCGGTGATTAGGATTAGAGTAGAAAAAAGTGATGGGTTGAATGATGATGATAATGATTCATCTGATAGTATAGTTCCTTTTCAAGTGAGTTATGCAATTTCAATACATAAAGCTCAAGGGTTAGAGTTTAATTCAGTAAAAATTGTTATATCTGATGATTTAGACGAACAAATCACTAACAATATTTTTTATACTGCAATTACACGAGCTAGAGAAAATTTAAAGATTTATTGGTCACCACGAACTGAAAAGAAAATTATTGATAATATAATTTCTAAAAGAAACTTGAAGGATCTTTCTATATTAAAATCTCGAATAAAAAAACAAAATGCTTAG